A genome region from candidate division KSB1 bacterium includes the following:
- a CDS encoding helix-hairpin-helix domain-containing protein yields MMKISYILILVITGNVIGQTADIEHLIGDIEEAEQNPAYIEYLYDILENPLNINKASKQELETLPGLSPAMAARILYYRNRRGRIHHLDELESLPGMDKKYEKIKPFIAVPKHRPTHISIQGRHRIQRKLALEKAYKEHSYAGDPNKVYSRLRGEVNDHIAFGVITEKDAGEKKWNDHTSAHISIKFDPLNTKLVLGDYSFKSGYGLVFGGAFRVFKGATPKRHGNLKEYMSSNETAYFRGIGIESRFSLLSISVFKSQKFIDGEIIDSTISILPSTGYHRTQTECKRRRKIKEKVWGGRISINPIRSLEMGLTYQHHTLPQQKLNDDLVDIFKVPRKINHVTGLYLDFSINNTTSFAEIARSKSKGTAFYGGVSCNSSIAETVITLRYYEPGFDNDFSNAFAEYSETRNEKGVYWGCRVDVSDHTELYAYIDAYQEIWPSAATRLLRKGAEFMVKCEQEMSNHIDLQLRYKRIQNYEFMSIPDKFGNTVKEAFWHLNHRARVQIELDRSPFRLRTRFESHWNQLQNHTSQNAPVADSISTLIYQDIRLKCTRTLSLYTRWTAFDAPVYPLRLYQFENGLPGTMSIKMLNGRGTRWYLLFVYKLPHAADFLQIQPYPLR; encoded by the coding sequence ATGATGAAAATTAGTTATATACTCATCCTGGTCATCACGGGTAATGTGATTGGGCAAACAGCAGACATTGAACACCTAATCGGTGATATTGAAGAGGCGGAACAAAATCCTGCCTATATCGAATATTTATATGATATCCTGGAAAACCCTTTGAATATCAACAAAGCATCCAAACAGGAGCTCGAGACGCTCCCCGGATTATCTCCCGCCATGGCGGCGCGCATTCTTTACTACCGCAACCGGCGCGGGCGTATCCATCATCTCGATGAACTTGAATCTTTACCCGGCATGGATAAAAAATATGAAAAGATCAAACCCTTTATTGCAGTGCCAAAGCATCGGCCAACACATATTTCTATTCAGGGACGGCATCGAATACAGAGAAAACTCGCCCTGGAAAAGGCATACAAAGAACACAGCTATGCAGGAGACCCCAACAAAGTCTATTCCAGATTGCGTGGAGAGGTGAACGATCATATCGCATTCGGGGTCATCACCGAGAAAGACGCCGGGGAAAAGAAATGGAACGATCATACATCAGCACATATCAGTATAAAATTTGACCCGCTGAACACAAAACTGGTGCTGGGAGATTATTCCTTTAAAAGCGGATATGGTCTTGTTTTTGGAGGCGCCTTTCGGGTGTTCAAAGGAGCGACGCCGAAACGTCACGGCAACCTGAAAGAGTATATGAGCAGCAACGAAACCGCGTATTTCAGAGGAATAGGGATTGAAAGCCGCTTTTCACTTTTATCCATATCCGTCTTTAAAAGCCAAAAATTCATAGATGGCGAGATCATAGATTCAACAATCTCTATCCTGCCGTCGACAGGATACCACCGCACCCAAACAGAATGCAAAAGACGGCGCAAAATCAAGGAAAAGGTATGGGGCGGACGAATCAGTATAAACCCGATCCGTTCACTAGAAATGGGTCTAACGTATCAACATCATACGCTACCCCAGCAAAAATTAAACGACGATCTTGTGGATATCTTTAAAGTCCCCCGGAAAATCAACCATGTCACGGGATTGTACCTTGATTTTTCGATCAATAACACCACCTCTTTTGCAGAAATTGCCAGGTCAAAATCCAAAGGAACCGCTTTTTACGGAGGTGTCAGCTGTAACAGCTCTATCGCTGAAACCGTGATTACGTTGCGGTATTATGAGCCCGGATTTGACAATGATTTTTCCAATGCATTTGCAGAATATAGTGAAACCCGCAATGAAAAAGGCGTGTATTGGGGATGCCGGGTCGACGTATCAGACCACACAGAACTATACGCCTATATCGATGCCTATCAGGAGATATGGCCTTCAGCTGCAACCCGACTTTTAAGAAAAGGCGCCGAGTTTATGGTCAAATGCGAACAGGAAATGTCAAACCATATTGATCTCCAACTGCGATATAAACGCATTCAGAACTATGAATTTATGAGTATACCGGATAAATTCGGCAACACGGTGAAAGAAGCATTTTGGCATTTAAATCATCGGGCCAGAGTTCAAATCGAACTTGATCGTTCTCCCTTTCGCTTGCGAACCCGGTTTGAATCACATTGGAATCAGCTCCAAAATCATACATCGCAAAATGCGCCTGTGGCAGACAGCATCAGCACTTTGATTTACCAGGATATCAGGCTCAAGTGCACTCGCACCTTATCACTTTACACCAGATGGACCGCATTTGACGCGCCCGTCTATCCGCTCCGGCTTTATCAATTTGAAAACGGATTGCCGGGGACCATGTCGATAAAAATGCTGAATGGCCGCGGCACCCGCTGGTATCTACTGTTTGTATACAAATTACCGCATGCTGCAGATTTCCTGCAAATACAGCCATACCCGCTACGATGA
- the aspS gene encoding aspartate--tRNA ligase: MNLKRTHNCGELRHSDIDKTVTVMGWVATRRDHGGIIFIDLRDRWGLTQINIRPESKAYEEAKRLRNEWVVAFRGIVESRPDGMINSKLDTGEIEVLAREIEVLNSAETPPFNITGDIQASEDIRLKYRYLDLRRTRMQHNIITRHQAAQTVRNYLSGQDFLEIETPYLMKSTPEGARDYLVPSRVSKGRFFALPQSPQTYKQLLMMSGFDRYFQIVRCFRDEDLRADRQPEFTQIDLEMSFVDEEDVYQIVEGLMKRVMKETLNIDIQTPFPRLSYDTAMQKYGTDRPDLRFGLEIVDVSDIVKESEFKVFASAAKSGKLVAGICAPGCASYSRKQQDDLAAWARKRGAGGLAAIKIEEDGIAGPLAKFFNDTQSQALIKAFDANPGDMLFFCAEERDLTRQILAELRVELAHRLEMIDDNAYALSWIVDFPLFEWSPEQGRYIALHHPFTSPVPEDIEKLTHDPDHVKARAYDLVLNGMEIAGGSIRISDPELQSKMFKALNIPPEEAENKFGFLINALKYGAPPHGGIAFGFDRLAMILTQSLSIRDVIAFPKTASATSLMDGAPSEVDMQQLIELGLRIRKS, from the coding sequence ATGAACCTGAAAAGAACACATAATTGTGGTGAATTAAGACACTCCGATATTGATAAAACCGTGACGGTGATGGGATGGGTCGCAACCCGGCGTGATCATGGCGGTATCATTTTTATTGATTTACGCGATCGATGGGGCCTGACCCAGATCAATATTCGTCCGGAATCCAAAGCCTATGAAGAGGCAAAACGCCTGCGCAACGAATGGGTGGTGGCTTTTAGAGGAATTGTGGAATCCCGGCCGGACGGAATGATCAACAGCAAACTCGACACCGGTGAAATCGAGGTTCTCGCCCGGGAAATCGAGGTATTGAACAGCGCCGAGACCCCTCCCTTTAACATTACCGGTGACATTCAGGCCTCGGAGGATATCCGGCTCAAGTATCGTTACCTGGATTTACGCCGAACCCGCATGCAGCATAACATCATCACCCGGCACCAGGCCGCTCAAACCGTACGCAATTACCTGTCCGGGCAGGATTTTCTGGAAATAGAGACCCCGTATTTGATGAAAAGCACACCGGAAGGCGCCCGGGATTATCTGGTGCCCAGCCGCGTCTCCAAAGGACGTTTTTTCGCATTGCCGCAATCCCCGCAGACTTATAAACAGCTGCTGATGATGTCCGGATTTGACCGGTATTTTCAAATTGTGCGGTGTTTTCGCGATGAAGACTTGCGCGCTGACCGCCAGCCCGAGTTTACGCAGATCGATCTGGAAATGTCTTTTGTGGACGAAGAAGATGTCTACCAGATTGTAGAAGGACTCATGAAACGCGTTATGAAAGAGACTTTGAATATTGACATTCAGACTCCGTTCCCGCGCTTGTCCTACGACACCGCCATGCAAAAATACGGAACGGACCGTCCAGATCTGCGCTTTGGACTCGAAATCGTCGATGTATCAGATATCGTCAAGGAATCGGAATTCAAAGTTTTTGCCTCTGCTGCAAAATCCGGAAAACTGGTCGCCGGCATTTGCGCTCCGGGCTGCGCCTCTTATTCGAGAAAACAGCAGGATGATCTGGCCGCCTGGGCGCGAAAACGCGGCGCCGGCGGACTCGCTGCGATCAAGATCGAAGAGGATGGTATTGCCGGACCTCTGGCTAAATTTTTCAATGACACTCAGTCGCAGGCGTTAATCAAAGCGTTTGATGCGAATCCCGGAGACATGCTGTTTTTTTGCGCCGAAGAACGCGATCTCACCCGACAGATTCTGGCTGAATTACGAGTGGAACTGGCACACCGTCTGGAAATGATCGATGATAACGCTTATGCCCTTTCCTGGATTGTGGATTTTCCTCTTTTTGAATGGAGTCCGGAGCAGGGCCGCTATATTGCGCTGCACCACCCGTTCACCTCACCGGTTCCGGAGGATATTGAAAAACTCACCCACGATCCGGACCATGTAAAGGCACGCGCCTATGATCTGGTTTTAAACGGGATGGAAATTGCAGGCGGCAGTATCAGGATTTCTGACCCGGAATTGCAAAGCAAGATGTTCAAAGCGCTGAATATTCCCCCGGAAGAAGCAGAAAATAAATTCGGCTTTTTAATCAACGCGCTGAAATACGGCGCTCCGCCGCATGGCGGCATTGCATTCGGATTTGACCGTCTGGCCATGATTCTCACACAGTCTTTATCTATACGTGATGTCATCGCATTTCCCAAAACGGCCAGCGCCACATCGTTGATGGACGGCGCGCCGTCCGAAGTGGATATGCAGCAGTTGATTGAACTGGGATTGCGCATCCGCAAATCGTAA
- the rnhA gene encoding ribonuclease HI: MPKKRKYYAVARGKTPGIYTEWSGPQGAKQQVEGFPAALYKGFYDLEDAVAWFEYLGIKVPKEYEHIKPETETPKDILLIYTDGCSLDNPGPGGYGAVLLYHDSRKELSGGYRLTTNNRMELMACIAALESLKQPSEALLRSDSKYVVDAVLKGRLDNWQQNRWRKKGETIPNADLWQTLWQQIQRHTVTFEWVKGHGGKKENERCDALAVTAAREAADQIDEGYENRGKGLER, from the coding sequence ATGCCGAAAAAGCGAAAATACTATGCCGTAGCGCGCGGAAAAACACCGGGAATTTACACCGAGTGGTCCGGCCCTCAAGGCGCTAAACAGCAGGTTGAAGGATTTCCTGCCGCTCTGTACAAAGGCTTTTATGATCTTGAGGACGCAGTGGCGTGGTTTGAATATCTGGGGATTAAAGTTCCGAAAGAGTATGAGCATATAAAACCTGAAACCGAAACCCCGAAAGATATTCTGCTGATTTATACCGACGGCTGCAGTCTGGATAATCCGGGACCTGGCGGGTACGGCGCTGTTTTATTGTATCATGACAGCAGAAAAGAACTGTCCGGCGGATATCGGTTGACGACAAACAATCGAATGGAATTGATGGCTTGTATTGCGGCTTTGGAAAGTTTGAAACAACCATCAGAAGCTTTGCTGCGCAGCGACTCTAAATATGTAGTGGACGCGGTTTTAAAAGGCCGTTTGGATAACTGGCAGCAAAACCGCTGGAGAAAAAAGGGTGAGACGATTCCAAATGCTGATCTTTGGCAAACGTTATGGCAGCAAATTCAAAGGCATACCGTCACTTTTGAATGGGTAAAGGGGCATGGAGGGAAAAAAGAGAATGAACGCTGCGATGCACTTGCCGTCACAGCAGCCAGAGAAGCAGCAGATCAGATCGATGAAGGATATGAAAACCGGGGTAAAGGGTTGGAGAGGTGA
- a CDS encoding S49 family peptidase — translation MKKIVLFILLTATSLLWSQSLYSRYDFSMAPSSSFQQGLVGFINPANSALLQAPEARYYWNTRNKKTDWGAFAAVKGLGFGVCQRHSDGYSITDYKVSAAWGDRAFALGMGYGWSRGDRQQFARESEWSVGAVWRPMQYLSLGAAGYYGTENYEKKGVLEMGVRPFGTSFLTCFGDLYLNDHTRFNDCQWSAGAALQVAKGVNLVGRYFDTEQFTLGLSLDFGMSSYAHQQYFDAEQEHMYDSHQIRIGGMRDNLFTPLLGLDRSYVPLELRGAVNYQTFRISQDNEVAFYDVLRNIQACGTDPRVNVVALNISGLRVGSEKAWEIRTALADIREKGKSVIAFIDNCGSSQYLIASAADRIVMDPEGMLTLPGYLFNRTYYKGTLEKLGLKFDEWRFIKYKSAAEMFSRENMSDGDREQLNALLEDFYSTLHQEISESRSLSSGQFDDLVNEKVVLLPDETLEQGLTDTLARWIDLKDILKSKYGKHLMPLKPSLLRDHTLITDEWKERPRIALVYGIGVCAMDEGIRGRWLHKQFRNLAKDNSVKAVVFRVDSPGGESLPSDLVAEELRQCAKEKPVIVTQGEVAGSGGYWISMYGDRILAGPNTITGSIGVIGGWIWDDGFGSKLGLTSDHVQRGEHIDAIAGVSLPLLGRIPGRPLTDEENARVEKLVLTMYDRFIAKVAQGRNMDADSIRSLAQGRVYSGLDGMQVGLVDEIGGLLSAIELAKKDAGIHPDQLVEVVEIPEYKGWFDLGSQLSPLQTPAETDPVYQYIRMMLDNPYQPLFMVHPDKAVLTGE, via the coding sequence ATGAAAAAAATTGTTTTGTTTATACTATTGACCGCAACGTCGCTGTTGTGGAGTCAATCCTTGTATTCCCGCTATGATTTTTCAATGGCGCCTTCCAGTTCCTTCCAGCAGGGACTGGTGGGATTTATCAATCCGGCCAACAGCGCCCTGCTGCAGGCGCCGGAAGCGCGTTATTATTGGAACACCCGCAACAAAAAGACCGATTGGGGTGCATTCGCTGCGGTGAAGGGTCTGGGATTTGGAGTCTGTCAGCGTCATTCGGATGGATATTCGATCACAGATTACAAGGTTTCAGCGGCTTGGGGAGACCGGGCATTTGCATTGGGTATGGGCTATGGCTGGTCCCGCGGTGACCGCCAACAATTTGCACGCGAATCTGAATGGTCTGTCGGCGCTGTATGGCGACCGATGCAATATCTTTCGCTGGGCGCTGCCGGTTATTACGGGACTGAGAATTATGAAAAAAAAGGTGTTTTGGAAATGGGGGTGCGCCCCTTTGGTACCTCGTTTTTGACATGTTTCGGTGATTTGTACCTGAATGATCATACGCGGTTCAATGATTGCCAATGGAGCGCCGGCGCCGCACTGCAAGTTGCAAAAGGCGTCAATCTGGTGGGGCGTTATTTTGATACCGAACAATTTACACTTGGATTAAGCCTGGATTTTGGAATGTCTTCGTATGCGCATCAACAGTATTTTGATGCAGAACAGGAGCATATGTATGACAGTCACCAAATCAGAATCGGCGGGATGCGCGATAATTTGTTCACACCGCTGCTGGGACTCGATCGCTCTTATGTCCCGCTTGAACTGCGAGGCGCGGTGAATTATCAGACATTTCGAATATCACAAGACAATGAGGTTGCCTTTTATGATGTGCTGCGTAATATTCAGGCGTGTGGAACAGATCCGCGTGTAAACGTTGTGGCTCTGAATATCAGTGGTCTGCGTGTGGGAAGTGAAAAAGCCTGGGAAATCCGGACTGCGCTTGCCGATATCCGGGAAAAAGGCAAATCAGTCATCGCGTTTATTGATAACTGCGGCTCCAGTCAGTATTTGATTGCCAGCGCTGCCGACCGTATTGTGATGGATCCTGAAGGGATGCTCACGCTGCCCGGCTATTTGTTCAATCGGACGTATTATAAAGGCACTTTGGAAAAACTGGGACTAAAGTTTGATGAATGGCGCTTTATCAAGTACAAATCCGCGGCTGAAATGTTTTCCCGGGAGAACATGTCAGACGGCGATCGGGAGCAGCTCAATGCGCTATTGGAAGATTTTTATAGCACTCTGCACCAGGAGATATCCGAATCCCGTTCGCTCTCATCCGGGCAATTTGATGACCTGGTGAATGAAAAAGTCGTGCTGTTGCCGGATGAAACGCTGGAGCAGGGTTTGACGGATACTCTGGCACGCTGGATCGATTTGAAAGACATATTGAAAAGCAAATATGGAAAACATTTGATGCCTCTGAAACCGTCCTTGCTCCGGGACCACACGTTAATCACAGATGAGTGGAAGGAACGTCCGCGCATTGCGCTTGTCTATGGAATCGGGGTCTGTGCCATGGATGAAGGCATTAGGGGACGCTGGCTGCACAAACAATTTAGAAATCTGGCAAAAGACAATTCGGTCAAGGCTGTGGTGTTTCGTGTGGATTCACCCGGCGGAGAATCTTTGCCGAGTGATCTCGTGGCAGAGGAATTGCGTCAATGCGCCAAAGAAAAACCGGTTATTGTGACCCAGGGTGAGGTGGCCGGATCCGGCGGCTATTGGATATCCATGTACGGTGATCGTATTCTTGCCGGTCCCAATACCATTACCGGCTCTATTGGAGTGATTGGCGGCTGGATTTGGGATGATGGGTTTGGAAGTAAGCTGGGTCTGACATCAGACCATGTCCAGCGCGGAGAACATATTGATGCCATAGCCGGCGTATCCCTGCCGTTGCTGGGACGTATACCCGGGCGTCCCTTGACGGATGAAGAAAACGCCCGGGTTGAAAAACTGGTGCTTACGATGTATGATCGTTTTATTGCCAAAGTTGCGCAGGGCCGCAACATGGACGCTGATAGTATTCGCTCTCTGGCGCAAGGCCGCGTTTATTCCGGTCTGGACGGCATGCAGGTCGGCCTGGTCGATGAGATCGGCGGATTGTTGTCGGCCATTGAACTGGCAAAAAAAGATGCCGGTATTCATCCGGATCAACTGGTTGAGGTTGTTGAAATTCCTGAATATAAAGGATGGTTTGATCTGGGCAGTCAACTGTCCCCCCTGCAAACCCCGGCTGAAACCGATCCGGTTTATCAGTATATCCGTATGATGCTGGACAATCCGTATCAACCGTTGTTTATGGTACACCCGGATAAAGCTGTCTTGACCGGTGAATGA
- a CDS encoding Ldh family oxidoreductase: MQAHIKISLTDLKQYEYDVFKGMGVPPEDADICADVLNAADLRGIDSHGIGRLKPIYYDRVIKYKIQNAETNFETVRDTAAVAVIDGHNGMGMVIAKKCMDIAIEKAGTYGIGMVIAKNSTHYGIAAYYPMMACEHNMIGITGTNARPSVAPTFGVQNLLGTNPLVFGMPSDEAFPFVNDHATSMCQRGKIEQYAREGKELVSGWVVDRNGEPVLDADQALEALSAGKAALTPLGGITEETGGHKGYGFATVVEILSTALQQGQFLNQLSGLDTHGNRIPIRLGHFFIAVDIKAFTDIDAFKATTGDILRTLRTSQKAKHADRIYTHGEKEYRHSTERIKSGVPLPTLVQQQMVTMRNELGLACKFEWE, encoded by the coding sequence ATGCAAGCACATATCAAAATTTCTTTGACAGACCTTAAACAATATGAATATGATGTTTTTAAAGGAATGGGTGTTCCCCCGGAAGATGCAGATATCTGTGCCGATGTATTAAATGCAGCCGATCTGCGCGGAATCGATTCGCACGGGATTGGCAGACTTAAACCCATTTATTACGATCGGGTAATAAAGTATAAAATCCAAAACGCTGAAACAAATTTTGAGACGGTTCGAGACACCGCTGCTGTCGCTGTGATTGACGGGCATAACGGAATGGGGATGGTTATTGCAAAAAAATGTATGGATATCGCAATCGAAAAGGCCGGAACCTATGGAATCGGTATGGTCATCGCAAAAAACTCGACCCATTACGGGATTGCCGCGTATTATCCCATGATGGCCTGTGAGCATAATATGATCGGCATCACAGGCACCAATGCCCGACCTTCTGTTGCACCGACCTTTGGCGTCCAGAATTTGCTGGGTACCAATCCGCTCGTTTTCGGCATGCCGTCGGATGAAGCATTTCCCTTTGTCAATGATCATGCGACCTCTATGTGTCAGCGGGGAAAAATTGAACAATATGCACGCGAAGGCAAAGAGCTGGTATCCGGTTGGGTTGTCGATAGGAACGGAGAGCCGGTTCTGGACGCCGATCAGGCGCTTGAGGCGTTGAGTGCGGGAAAAGCCGCTTTAACCCCTCTGGGCGGAATTACAGAGGAAACAGGCGGTCACAAGGGCTATGGATTTGCAACTGTGGTGGAGATCCTTTCCACCGCTTTGCAGCAGGGCCAATTCCTCAATCAGTTATCCGGTCTGGATACACACGGAAACCGTATACCCATTCGACTGGGACATTTTTTTATTGCCGTTGATATCAAGGCGTTTACAGATATTGATGCGTTTAAAGCCACGACGGGTGATATCCTGCGGACGCTGCGTACATCTCAAAAAGCAAAGCATGCTGATCGCATTTATACGCATGGAGAGAAAGAATACCGGCACAGTACAGAACGAATAAAAAGTGGAGTGCCGCTGCCGACTTTGGTGCAGCAACAGATGGTTACGATGCGTAATGAACTTGGACTTGCCTGTAAATTTGAATGGGAATAA
- a CDS encoding sigma-70 family RNA polymerase sigma factor, whose protein sequence is MDTKNEQQRQEFENVALEHMDSLYSTALRYTHNVQEAEDLVQDTYMRAYRFFDKYQKGTNFRAWIFRIMTNTFINKYRKKKRQPQKVELDKVAFSIKQKDEQKKLGQWYKYDESRYDGYFDDEVSKALSKLSDYFRIVVLLADVEGFTYKEIAKIIDRPNGTVMSRLFRGRRILKNMLSDYAKDEGYAYSR, encoded by the coding sequence ATGGATACGAAAAATGAACAACAACGGCAGGAATTTGAAAACGTAGCACTTGAACATATGGATTCTCTATACAGCACAGCGCTTCGATATACACACAATGTTCAGGAAGCTGAAGACCTGGTACAGGATACTTATATGCGTGCATATCGTTTCTTTGACAAGTACCAGAAAGGCACAAATTTTCGCGCATGGATTTTCCGAATCATGACCAATACATTTATCAACAAATACCGCAAAAAGAAAAGACAGCCGCAAAAAGTTGAACTTGACAAGGTGGCATTCAGCATCAAACAAAAAGATGAACAGAAAAAACTCGGTCAGTGGTATAAATATGACGAAAGCAGATATGACGGCTATTTCGATGATGAAGTTTCAAAGGCTTTATCAAAATTATCAGATTATTTTAGGATCGTTGTTTTATTGGCTGATGTTGAAGGATTTACCTACAAGGAAATTGCAAAAATAATCGACCGGCCGAATGGAACCGTCATGTCACGTCTGTTCCGGGGACGACGTATCCTGAAAAACATGCTCTCTGATTATGCCAAAGATGAAGGATATGCTTATAGCCGTTAA
- a CDS encoding ketose-bisphosphate aldolase gives MPLCDMKRILDHASQNQYAVGAFNIVDVTFLQAIIETAESLNAPVILNIAQVHFPYLNLDLICNTARRMAVQSSIPVALNLDHGQDLNAVLKAIRLGFTSVMFDASGYNYDENVEKTRHCVELCHPLGITVEGELGAVGGDSKGGLTSEADPDLFTDPDRAADFVKKTEIDALAVAIGNSHGQYKGTPRLDFDRLSKIQKNANIPLVLHGGSGLSFSDFQKAIRLGICKINFYTGLSQRALAGARSFLARDQKKYHDYPEMIREIKAAVAQIVAEQIEMFKSHNQA, from the coding sequence ATGCCGCTTTGTGATATGAAACGTATTCTGGATCATGCCTCTCAGAACCAATATGCGGTGGGCGCCTTTAATATTGTCGATGTCACTTTTTTGCAAGCGATCATTGAAACCGCGGAATCTTTGAATGCTCCGGTGATATTGAATATTGCACAAGTGCATTTTCCGTACCTGAACCTGGATCTGATCTGTAATACTGCAAGACGAATGGCTGTCCAATCGAGCATTCCTGTTGCCTTGAATCTGGATCATGGGCAAGACCTGAATGCTGTCCTCAAAGCGATACGACTCGGGTTTACGTCGGTCATGTTTGATGCTTCCGGGTACAACTATGACGAAAATGTGGAAAAGACCAGACATTGTGTTGAGTTATGCCATCCCCTGGGAATCACGGTGGAGGGTGAACTGGGAGCTGTGGGCGGAGACAGTAAAGGCGGGCTGACAAGTGAAGCTGATCCCGATTTGTTCACAGATCCGGATCGAGCCGCGGATTTTGTCAAAAAAACGGAAATTGATGCCCTTGCGGTCGCGATCGGAAATTCACATGGTCAGTACAAGGGTACCCCGCGTCTTGATTTTGACAGATTGTCGAAAATTCAAAAAAACGCCAATATTCCTCTGGTGTTACACGGCGGATCGGGATTGTCTTTTTCGGATTTTCAAAAAGCTATTCGACTGGGTATTTGCAAAATCAATTTTTATACGGGACTGTCTCAACGCGCGCTGGCCGGGGCCCGGTCTTTTCTGGCTCGGGATCAAAAAAAATATCACGATTATCCGGAAATGATCCGGGAAATCAAGGCGGCGGTTGCTCAGATTGTAGCTGAACAAATAGAAATGTTTAAAAGCCATAATCAGGCATAA
- a CDS encoding sulfatase has product MQRRHFLKLGAAASMFSLSGLSFFGKARAAAEKKWNILWISCEDIGPRIGSYGDNVADTPNLDALAAEGMRFDHVFTTSPVCAPVRSGIITGMYPTTIGTHNMRTSHKGRTGELPTPYQTVPPAHVKAFPEYLRAAGYYCTNNKKTDYQFADFSYTPVSIWDDCSDQAHWKNRPDKNQPFFAVFNSTLTHESKTWQEPSMTDPDLVSVPPYYPDTRPVRKAIARLYDQIHKMDQWAGNLLKELEQEGEAENTIVFFWGDHGDGLLRGKRWLYDSGTRIPLIIKWPGQLKSGSTNDDLISSIDFGATVLSMADVEIPAYMQGRAFLGDQKGQKRQWVFSHRDRFDESYDMMRSVRDKRYLYVRNYYTNKPYVLWVPYRNNSPIMTEMLRLQAENALKGPQKLWFSDKRPPEELYDCQADPHQINNLARDAEYSEIMEKLSATLETWRRRTGDLGDIPESELKHRWWPGGVQPHTQRVWLIPNAPSNRGRERIQGDSAEFQYPAMIGFYCATEGASIVYTTETGEAPHWKLVTGPLRLPRGKTLLRSKAIRYGYKESPETACMIHVK; this is encoded by the coding sequence ATGCAACGCAGACATTTTTTAAAACTCGGGGCAGCGGCGTCAATGTTTTCCTTGAGCGGTTTGTCGTTTTTTGGTAAAGCCCGGGCGGCTGCAGAGAAAAAGTGGAATATACTCTGGATTTCCTGTGAAGATATCGGCCCCCGGATCGGATCCTATGGCGATAACGTCGCGGATACTCCGAATCTGGATGCTTTAGCTGCCGAGGGAATGCGTTTTGATCACGTGTTTACCACGTCACCGGTATGTGCCCCGGTTCGCTCCGGTATTATTACAGGTATGTATCCGACCACAATCGGGACCCATAATATGCGCACCAGTCATAAAGGACGTACAGGTGAATTGCCGACACCCTACCAGACAGTCCCGCCGGCGCATGTGAAAGCCTTTCCTGAATATCTGCGCGCTGCCGGATATTACTGTACCAACAATAAAAAAACTGATTATCAATTTGCAGATTTTAGTTATACCCCCGTTTCAATCTGGGATGATTGCAGCGACCAGGCGCACTGGAAGAACCGTCCGGACAAGAATCAGCCGTTTTTTGCCGTATTTAACAGCACCCTGACGCATGAAAGCAAAACATGGCAGGAGCCGTCCATGACCGATCCGGATTTAGTAAGCGTGCCGCCTTATTATCCGGATACCCGACCTGTACGCAAAGCCATTGCGCGTTTGTACGACCAGATTCATAAAATGGACCAGTGGGCGGGAAACCTGTTAAAAGAACTCGAGCAGGAAGGAGAGGCAGAGAACACGATTGTTTTTTTCTGGGGCGATCATGGTGACGGTTTGCTGCGGGGCAAACGTTGGCTCTATGATTCCGGCACCCGAATCCCGCTGATCATCAAATGGCCCGGTCAACTCAAATCCGGCAGTACAAATGATGATTTGATCAGTTCCATCGATTTCGGAGCAACCGTGTTGTCGATGGCTGATGTAGAAATCCCGGCGTATATGCAGGGACGCGCATTCCTCGGAGATCAGAAAGGTCAAAAACGGCAATGGGTCTTTTCGCACCGGGATCGGTTCGACGAGTCCTATGATATGATGCGCTCGGTACGTGACAAACGCTATTTGTACGTCAGAAATTATTACACGAACAAACCCTATGTCTTGTGGGTTCCTTACCGCAACAACAGTCCTATCATGACGGAGATGCTGCGGCTGCAGGCGGAAAATGCTCTGAAAGGACCGCAGAAATTATGGTTCAGCGATAAAAGACCTCCGGAAGAACTTTACGACTGCCAAGCTGATCCGCATCAGATTAACAATCTGGCCCGGGACGCCGAGTATTCTGAAATCATGGAAAAACTGTCGGCGACACTGGAAACATGGCGCCGTCGTACCGGAGATTTGGGTGATATTCCCGAATCAGAACTCAAACATCGCTGGTGGCCCGGAGGCGTGCAGCCTCACACTCAGCGGGTCTGGCTGATCCCCAATGCTCCTTCAAACCGCGGCCGGGAACGTATACAAGGGGATAGCGCAGAATTTCAATATCCCGCCATGATCGGATTTTATTGTGCAACCGAGGGTGCATCTATCGTTTATACCACTGAAACCGGTGAGGCGCCGCACTGGAAACTGGTGACCGGACCGCTGCGTCTGCCCCGCGGTAAAACCCTGCTGCGCAGCAAAGCTATTCGCTATGGTTATAAGGAAAGTCCGGAGACCGCTTGCATGATTCACGTGAAATAA